Proteins from one Porites lutea chromosome 3, jaPorLute2.1, whole genome shotgun sequence genomic window:
- the LOC140932167 gene encoding uncharacterized protein yields MPSSLEYRDKERQRKRESRRQPSQAQRERERQRARETLTQREKEQEGDRERRRNFTDEQREREQERDRERRRNFTDEQREREQERDRERRRNFTDEQREREQERDRERRKHFTEEQREREQERNRERRQNFTDEQLENERERARENRRLISDERRRRERETARENRRRLNENEREGGEAMEEHESQVLQVECSMECSLLGEQEQSHSAAMEEHESQVLQVECSMECSLLGEQEQSQSAAIEEHESEVLQLECSMESSLPGEQEQSHSAGEELERHTPAVENGPIEGASNVQESQQPLPEVNNSSHLEDDHLIARARVVGVDYEFAKHDTPALLSG; encoded by the exons ATGCCCTCTAGTTTGGAGTATAGAGATAAAGAGAGgcagagaaaacgagaaagtaggcggcaacCAAGCCAAGCTCAACGAGAGAGAGAGCGACAGAGAGCTAGAGAAACGCTAACT CAACGGGAGAAAGAGCAGGAAGGggacagagaaaggaggcgcaattttactgatgAGCAACGGGAGAGAGAACAAGAAAGGGatagagaaaggaggcgcaattttactgatgAGCAACGGGAGAGAGAACAAGAAAGGGatagagaaaggaggcgcaattttactgatgAGCAACGGGAGAGAGAACAGGAAAGGGACAGAGAAAGGAGGAAACATTTTACTGAGGAGCAACGCGAGAGAGAGCAagagagaaacagagaaaggaggcaaaattttactgacgaacaactggagaatgaacgagagagagcaagagaaaatagacgcCTAATAAGCGACGAGCGGCGACGAAGGGAGCGAGAGACAGCAAGGGAAAACAGGCGTCGTCTAAACGAAAACGAACGAGAAGGAGGAGAAG ccatggaagaacatgaaagtcaggtcctccaggttgaatgtagcatggaatgctctctgcttggtgaacaagagcaaagtcactcagcag ccatggaggaacatgaaagtcaggtcctccaggttgaatgtagcatggaatgctctctgcttggtgaacaagagcaaagtcaatcagcag ccatagaagaacatgaaagtgaaGTCCTCCAACTTGAATGTAGCATGGAAAGCTCTCTGCCaggtgaacaagagcaaagtcattcagcag GAGAAGAGTTGGAACGACACACTCCTGCAGTAGAAAATGGCCCAATTGAGGGAGCAAGCAACGTGCAGGAATCACAGCAACCTCTTCCAGAAGTAAATAATAGTAGCCACTTAGAAGATGACCACCTAATTGCTAGAGCAAGGGTAGTTGGTGTGGACTATGAGTTTGCAAAACATGATACCCCCGCCCTTTTGAGCGGCTAA